The Biomphalaria glabrata chromosome 1, xgBioGlab47.1, whole genome shotgun sequence sequence CTGGAAACTGCTTTACATGTTTATTGAATTTGTAAGCACAAACTACACATCAATTATTTCCAGTAGCTGTTGGGGAAAATTGAGGATGGTGTAAACCAACATTTTGTAGTTTCACATGTGTGTCAACAGAGAGTAGAGCCTTTTTTGCTTCAACTCTTGTATCCCCAATAAGTGACAAACAAATGTCATCCATGAACATTGAGAATGTTCTATATCTTTTGCCTGGTTGTTTGTGGGGACTGAATTGTTCCATAAGAATGTATGCATTGTTGCAAGcccacaaaaaaaattttacaattaGACGCCGAGGCCAACGGTAATGACGACGTGTTTTGTTGAGGCGACAAACCTAGTCGTTAACATCACAACCACTCATGTATTTGGTGTAGTCAATGCAGAGCTGTGGTGTTGGCACATCCACAGTTGTCCCatccttatttcttcttttatgGGTGCCGCCCTTGTGTGTTGGATTGTGATatgaagaaataaaatgaatggGTCTTTGGTCCATCCAAACTAGGCATGTAATATTTCCATGACAGATAAATTCAGACTGACCTCTCTGCATTTTCTTCATCTTTGTCAGTTCTTTGGGGTAAAATTTTCTATTTGTCATAGCAGTTCCAACAGCAAATGTTCCATAAACATTGAATAAAGTGTCAAACAGTGGGACACTGTTGTAGAACCTGTCCATATATACAATATGGTTTTTATTTGTCAAGTGGCCTGTTGCTAAAAGTCGTACAACAACGCTGCCAACGAAACCAAGCTCTGGAATGACATTGTCAGTTTTGCCGGTGTAAATTTCCAAGTTCATTATATAACCTGTGTTTGAGTCACAAGCCATATAGGCTTTGATTCCCCATTTGATGAGTTTTGATTTTATGT is a genomic window containing:
- the LOC106069448 gene encoding piggyBac transposable element-derived protein 4-like, with the protein product MLTVPELKAFFGLRLQMEQCIKPRYEDYWASSSKSFVSETPGFRSVMQRDRFLSIWTHLHFVNELNPTVDKTDKIYKVRPMLDMLLTKCPHFYSPSQCHSLEEGMIPCKGRLAIKQYIKSKLIKWGIKAYMACDSNTGYIMNLEIYTGKTDNVIPELGFVGSVVVRLLATGHLTNKNHIVYMDRFYNSVPLFDTLFNVYGTFAVGTAMTNRKFYPKELTKMKKMQRGQSEFICHGNITCLVWMDQRPIHFISSYHNPTHKGGTHKRRNKDGTTVDVPTPQLCIDYTKYMSGCDVND